The Acinetobacter wuhouensis genome includes the window TATTATCATCCCATTCTGCATAACTCGGGTTGATTGAGTCACCTAATGCATAGAGTACATTTGCTTCGTAGCCTTCTGGAACGGTGACAATATCATTCAAGTTTTTGGCTACAGGAGTGAATGTTAGTTTTTCAGGCTTTTTGATAGGGTCAATAGGTGTTGGTGGAGTGACATGACTAATCGTATCGTTATCGTCATTGCAACCTGTGAGACTCGATGCAAGAGCAAGTGCTGCTGCTCCACTTGCTGTTTTTGTGATTAAGCTACGACGTGAAATATGTTGCTCTAAAATGTCACGAAAATGAGTGTTATTCGAATTATTGTTATCTAACTCTTGATCTTCATGATATGGCGTGAGGTCTGTCATACGATTCCCTTTGGCTAAAGTGTTTGAAAAATAAATAATTTATGGGCTAGACCTTAACTGAGTTATATGTAAGCTTTCTTACTGTTATATTTAGATTTAATTAAATTTTAAGAATATTTTAAGTTTTTAATGATTTTTATTTAAAATTTAATTGCTTCTAATCGTTATAAATATCAATGTGATAGGGTTTGTTCTGTCATTAAGAAATGTTGAAGAGGTAAGGGAAATAGTCAAGAAATTAACATGAAATTAAACCATAGAATTGATTCAGTAAATATATTATCTAAAAAAAGCAGTGGCTTAAGACCCAAGCCACTGCTGAAACTTTAAAGTTGTAATTGATATTATTGTTAGGATATTTAAGCTTCGATTGGTTTGCCTTTTTCAATGATTTTGCCGAGTAATAAACCGATTTCAAACAACATCCACATCGGAACTGCGAGCATGATCATTGAAATTGCATCTGGTGGTGTAATAAACATTGATACGAAGAAACAGCCAACGACAATGAAACGACGTTTCTCTGCTAGGGTTTTAGTGCTCACTAAACCGATTAAAATAAGAACTAATGTAATAATCGGAATTTCAAAGGTCAAACCAAAGACCAAAAATAGTTTTAAACAAAAACTGAGGTAGCTATTAATATCAGTCATTGGTGCAACAGTTTCAGGCGAAACACTGATAAAAAAATGCAGTATAGAGGGGAGTGCAATAAAGTAAGCAAATGCAACGCCTGCGTAAAATAAGATAATACTGCCAAATAACAAAGGAAAAGCCAGATTTTTTTCTTTCTCGTACAGCGCAGGTTTGATGAATGCCCATAACTGATAAATGATAAAAGGCATTGCGATCATCAGTGCAATGAAAAAGTTTAACTTAAAAGGTGCCATGAATGTTGCTGTTACATCCGTGGCAATCATGGTTGAATTTGCAGGGAGTTGTTTTCTAAGTGGTTCTGATAAAGTAATGTAGGTTTTATTGGCGAAGGGTAATAAACAAAAAAATACCGCAATCAAGACACCGACGATTTTAAATAAATGCCTTCTCAATGCAACCAAATGCTGAGTAATCGGCATTGCTTCTAGTTGAGGGGTATCACTCGATGGATCCGTTTGTACTTGAGGTAATAAAGATTCGGTCATACAGCTACCTTAAGTTCAGGTGTATTTGTTTCTATTGGCACGATTCGAAGAGTTGGTTGGCTACAGTTTTGAAGTTCAAACCAGTTTTTTGATTGGTAAATCAATGGCATGGAAACATCTGTTTTATAGTAGTTTATTGACTTATTAAATGTTTTTGATTCTAAAGATGTTTCTTGTTCTGCCAAGATTTTTTGTTGTTGTAATTCTTGCATTTGAGCTTCCATTTTCTTTTCAAGCTCTTGAATGCGCTGCATCTCTTGTTGCATCTGCTCTCTAAACTCAGAAAGACGTAATTCACGATCAATGTCATTTTGAACATTGCTGATTGCACGTTTAAATTTGCTATACCACTTTGCAGCAAATCGTGCAGCTTCAGGGAGTTTCTCAGGACCAAGCACCAACAGGGCAATGATGCCGAAAACTAAAAGTTCTGAAAATCCTACATCTAACATGATCTACGCCTCACCGATTAGTGTTTTACCGTAGAGTTCACATCAGTATGAGTGGTTTGATGCTCAATCGTACGTGCTTCAGTTGCAGATGTGGTCGTTGCTTCATCTTCTTTGATTGATTTTTTAAAGTCTTTAACTGCACCACCAACATCTTTACCAAGGTTTTTGAGTTTAGATGTACCGAAAAGCAAAATCACCACAATAGCAAAAATCAGTACATGCCAAATTGATAAGCCAGCCATAGTTTTAACTCCTATTTTATTAACAGCTATAACAACAGTTCTGCATGACAAAAAGGTGACATTAATATTTCAATTTAAAGACAGGGGACTTCTGGTTAATTTTTCCAATTGCTTAAATGCATCAATTTTTAAAGTGGTACTATAGTCATGATTTGAGAATCAGGTGTAGGATCATGGCGTTGTTATTTCCAGTTTTATCATTTATGTGTGGTTTGATACTGGCAAGTAGCAAGTTTTCGGCAGAATTAAAGCCATTATTGTCCTTATTGCTGGCTCGAATTTTTATCCCGATTGTGATTATTTACAATATGGTGTTTTATAAATCGGGTAGCATCACTTTAATTTTATTTGCTTTTTTCTCATGCTTTATTCTGTTCTTTGTCTTTCTGCAACTGTCAAAAGATCGCTTGGCTTCATTGTGTTTTAGCTATACCAATATGGCGTGGTTGGGCTTTCCAATTGCGATCGCGATTTTTGGAACAGAACACAGTATGGCAATGATTCCACTCTATATCGGCGTATCTATTTTTGGTAATTCATGGGCTGTGACCTCGGTCAGTTCTGAACCGCAGCCAAAGTTATATTTATTAAAAAAAATGTTGCAATCTCCGCCTGTAATTGCCTTGATTCTTGCAGGTGTTTTACGCTGTTTTGATGTACAACATTTTCAAAATAACCTGATTGTTGAATGGATTTACACTTTGGCGAAATGGAGCATGAGTTTTGCAGGCATGTGTGTTTTGGGCATGTGGCTAAGAAAAACCAAAGTACATTGGGCGGACATACAAACCAGTGCCAAACTTGCTGTATTGAAAATGCTGTGTGGTTTGATTTTGTGTGGCATGGCTTATTTTCTACTCCCACTTCCGAATATCAATACCTATATTGGTGTGATGTTTTTATTATTTTGTTTGCCTCCAGCTGCTAATATTGTGGCGTTAGAAACACATTATCAAGGCACAGGTGTTTCAGCCAAATATATTGCTTCTGGAACGATTGTGAGTGTGGTGGTTTGTGTGATTTATGGCGTGGTGGTGCATTTATTGTAAATGACTTAAATAACTGATGTTACGCATTTAAACTATGTCTAAAACTGAAAATGTTCAATTTTTTACTATATATCAATATTCTTAAGCTAGTACAGCCCCATCTGCCTTGCAAAGTTTGAATTACTTTGTGCAGGCGATTGTTACTTTGAAGGATCAAAGTAACCAAAATCCTTTGTTGGACATGAGAAGCCAAGCTTCGCAAGATCTCCTGTCTTCGGAATATATTCCTTATGTCCAACGGCGACATCCCTGTCGCCTAACGCGATAGCACCACTGATTTGAAATCACAATCACAAGTACTTTTGCAATTTCATTGATGATAATCAGCCCTCATACATTAAAAATGTAGAACTGTCCCATAATCAACCTGTGTAACATCAGCTAAATGATATAAATTCTTTCTTATCATAGGTTTGAATTCACCCTTGCGGAACATGTCCCTCACCTTTGAAAAGGAGGGGGGCCTATAGGGACTTATTTTTCTAAACTTGCTTTAAATAATTGCATTGCTTGTCCACGATGGCTGATTTTATTCTTTTCATCTTTACTCATTTCAGCACTCGAAATGTTGAGTTCAGGTAACCAGAATAAAGGATCGTAACCAAAACCATTTTCACCACGGGCTTGTTCTAAAACTTCACCTTGCCAAATGCCTTGGAAAATTTGTGGTAATGGATCTTCGGCATGTTGTACCAAAGCCAATACACAAACGAACAAGCCTTGAATTGGTTGATCACTTTTACGTAAAGGTTTTAGGTTTTCCAGCAGTTTTGCATTATTTGCAGCATCATCACCGTGTTCACCTGCATAACGTGCGGAATAGATGCCAGGTGCGCCACCTAAAACAGGTACACAAATACCTGAGTCATCAGCAATCGCAGGTTTTCCTGAAATTTTAGAAGCATGACGTGCTTTGATAATGGCATTTTCAATAAAGCTTAAACCATC containing:
- the tatC gene encoding twin-arginine translocase subunit TatC; amino-acid sequence: MTESLLPQVQTDPSSDTPQLEAMPITQHLVALRRHLFKIVGVLIAVFFCLLPFANKTYITLSEPLRKQLPANSTMIATDVTATFMAPFKLNFFIALMIAMPFIIYQLWAFIKPALYEKEKNLAFPLLFGSIILFYAGVAFAYFIALPSILHFFISVSPETVAPMTDINSYLSFCLKLFLVFGLTFEIPIITLVLILIGLVSTKTLAEKRRFIVVGCFFVSMFITPPDAISMIMLAVPMWMLFEIGLLLGKIIEKGKPIEA
- the tatB gene encoding Sec-independent protein translocase protein TatB, with the protein product MLDVGFSELLVFGIIALLVLGPEKLPEAARFAAKWYSKFKRAISNVQNDIDRELRLSEFREQMQQEMQRIQELEKKMEAQMQELQQQKILAEQETSLESKTFNKSINYYKTDVSMPLIYQSKNWFELQNCSQPTLRIVPIETNTPELKVAV
- the tatA gene encoding Sec-independent protein translocase subunit TatA is translated as MAGLSIWHVLIFAIVVILLFGTSKLKNLGKDVGGAVKDFKKSIKEDEATTTSATEARTIEHQTTHTDVNSTVKH
- a CDS encoding AEC family transporter; translation: MALLFPVLSFMCGLILASSKFSAELKPLLSLLLARIFIPIVIIYNMVFYKSGSITLILFAFFSCFILFFVFLQLSKDRLASLCFSYTNMAWLGFPIAIAIFGTEHSMAMIPLYIGVSIFGNSWAVTSVSSEPQPKLYLLKKMLQSPPVIALILAGVLRCFDVQHFQNNLIVEWIYTLAKWSMSFAGMCVLGMWLRKTKVHWADIQTSAKLAVLKMLCGLILCGMAYFLLPLPNINTYIGVMFLLFCLPPAANIVALETHYQGTGVSAKYIASGTIVSVVVCVIYGVVVHLL
- the rdgB gene encoding RdgB/HAM1 family non-canonical purine NTP pyrophosphatase, translating into MSAQDWLSQGTLVLASNNKGKIAEFEKMFAELKLPVEVIPQGKLNIEDAIEDGLSFIENAIIKARHASKISGKPAIADDSGICVPVLGGAPGIYSARYAGEHGDDAANNAKLLENLKPLRKSDQPIQGLFVCVLALVQHAEDPLPQIFQGIWQGEVLEQARGENGFGYDPLFWLPELNISSAEMSKDEKNKISHRGQAMQLFKASLEK